From one Lotus japonicus ecotype B-129 chromosome 3, LjGifu_v1.2 genomic stretch:
- the LOC130749535 gene encoding uncharacterized protein LOC130749535: MMFQQSSFCSNPLSQTTFFFGHPLLHHHQQLSLHSPRRAKPSTFRVSSLGAGFFDNIAQIGNNKVLVAASTSMAIGQLSKPFASVFLYGKEFDVKSLIQAGGFPSSHSSATVAAATILGLERGFSDPIFGLSVVYAGLTMYDAQGVRREVGIHARTLNKLLLKMHVNSSLSKDREGLINSQPGLSKPPKVEGIEKSILSKEVPQQGNARLLVSSGSKIRQTDTELLSSGLSADAEEISKLVADGLLPLKEAVGHTEVEVIAGALLGVLVGLGVYNFI, translated from the exons atgATGTTCCAGCAATCCAGCTTCTGTTCCAATCCTCTCTCTCAGACCACCTTTTTCTTTGGTCACCCACTtcttcaccaccaccaacaactcTCCCTCCATTCTCCTAGAAGAGCCAAACCTTccaccttcagagtttcttctCTTGGTGCTGGTTTCTTTGATAACATCGCTCAAATTGGCAATAACAAG GTTTTGGTTGCAGCTAGTACTTCTATGGCAATTGGGCAGCTTTCTAAGCCATTTGCTTCTGTTTTTCTATATGGGAAGGAGTTTGATGTCAAGTCTCTTATTCAAGCTGGAGGGTTCCCATCATCACACTCTTCT GCAACAGTGGCTGCTGCAACAATCCTTGGCCTTGAGAG AGGCTTCTCAGATCCCATTTTTGGTCTTAGTGTTGTGTATGCTGGTCTCACTATGTACGATGCTCAG GGTGTAAGAAGAGAAGTAGGGATTCATGCCAGGACACTAAACAAACTACTGCTCAAGATGCATGTAAACTCTTCACTTTCCAAAGACAGAGAAGGTTTGATCAACTCCCAACCGGGATTATCAAAGCCACCGAAAGTAGAAGGCATTGAGAAGTCCATTTTGTCCAAAGAAGTACCACAACAGGGAAACGCACGGCTATTAGTTAGTTCTGGAAGCAAAATAAGGCAAACTGATACGGAGCTACTATCTTCTGGCTTATCAGCAGATGCAGAAGAAATCTCAAAGTTGGTTGCTGATGGTCTACTTCCATTAAAAGAAGCTGTTGGTCATACCGAGGTTGAAGTCATAGCTGGTGCTTTACTAGGTGTTTTAGTTGGTTTAGGTGTGTATAATTTCATATAA